In Xenopus tropicalis strain Nigerian chromosome 5, UCB_Xtro_10.0, whole genome shotgun sequence, one genomic interval encodes:
- the pdia6 gene encoding protein disulfide-isomerase A6 precursor (The RefSeq protein has 1 substitution compared to this genomic sequence) yields the protein MARAVLGAVACTLFMAASAMYSPSDDVIELTPSNFNKEVIQSDSLWLVEFYAPWCGHCQRLTPDWKKAATALKGVVKIGAVNADQHQSLGGQYGVRGFPTIKVFGANKNKPDDYQGGRTADAIIDAALSSLRSFVKDRLGGRSGGSDSGRQSYSSGGGSKKDVIDLTDDTFDKNVLNSDDVWFVEFYAPWCGHCKNLEPEWAAAATEIKQQTNGKVKLAAVDATVSQVLASRYGIRGFPTIKIFQKGEDPVDYDGGRTKPDIVARAIDLFSENAPPPEIYEILNGDIVKKTCDEHQLCIVAVLPHILDTGASGRNSYLDVMMKMADKYKKKMWGWLWAEAGAQMDLETSLGIGGFGYPAMAAINARKMKFALLKGSFSEQGINEFLRELSFGRGSTSPVGGGAIPKINTVVPWDGKDGELPAEDDIDLSDVELDDFEKDEL from the exons ATGGCCAGGGCAGTTCTTG GTGCAGTGGCCTGCACACTGTTTATGGCTGCAAGTGCCATGTACTCACCCAGTGACGATGTGATCGAGTTGACACCCAGCAACTTTAATAAAGAAGTTATCCAGAGTGACAGTTTATGGCTTGTGGAGTTTTATGCCCCCTG gTGTGGACACTGCCAGAGGCTGACCCCAGACTGGAAGAAAGCCGCCACGGCATTAAAG gGAGTGGTGAAAATTGGAGCTGTTAATGCTGATCAGCATCAGTCACTGGGTGGGCAGTATGGAGTGCGAGGCTTTCCAACAATCAAAGTATTTGGAGCGAATAAGAACAAACCAGATGATTATCAAG GTGGAAGGACAGCCGATGCCATTATCGATGCCGCATTAAGCTCACTTCGTTCATTTGTTAAGGACAGGCTTGGAGGAAGGAGCGGTGGATCTGATTCAGGAAGGCAG AGCTATAGCAGCGGTGGTGGGAGTAAAAAAGACGTTATTGATCTGACGGACGACACATTTGATAAGAATGTACTGAATAGCGATGATGTGTGGTTTGTTGAATTTTATGCTCCCTGGTGTGGCCATTGCAAAAA TCTAGAGCCTGAATGGGCCGCTGCTGCCACAGAGATTAAGCAACAAACCAATGGAAAAGTAAAGTTGGCTGCTGTAGATGCCACTGTCAGCCAGGTGTTGGCCAGTCGTTATGGG ATAAGAGGCTTCCCCACAATTAAGATATTCCAAAAAGGCGAAGATCCTGTGGATTATGATGGTGGAAGGACTAAGGCAGACATTGTTGCCCGTGCAATTGATCTGTTCTCAGAGAATGCTCCACCCCCTGAGATTTATGAG ATCCTGAATGGAGATATAGTGAAGAAGACCTGCGATGAGCATCAGTTGTGTATTGTTGCCGTATTGCCACATATCCTTGACACAG GTGCTTCTGGAAGAAATTCTTACTTGGACGTAATGATGAAAATGGCAGACAAGTACAAAAAGAAAATGTGGGG GTGGCTGTGGGCTGAGGCTGGTGCTCAGATGGATCTGGAAACCTCACTGGGAATTGGAGGCTTTGGGTACCCTGCCATGGCTGCCATCAATGCAAGAAAAATGAAATTCGCACTTCTGAAAGGTTCCTTCAGCGAGCAGGGCATTAATGAATTCTTAAG GGAGCTCTCTTTTGGTCGTGGTTCTACATCACCTGTGGGTGGAGGAGCAATTCCTAAAATCAATACAGTGGTACCTTGGGATGGAAAAGATGGAGAG CTGCCAGCAGAGGATGATATTGATCTGAGTGATGTGGAGCTGGACGACTTTGAGAAAGATGAATTGTGA